The window CCGCATCCACTACCAGTACGGACAGGGAGCGCTGCAGCCGCAGGGTCCCACGCGCGTCGACCTCGAGATCCTCGAAGCTCCCGAGTGGATGCACGCGCACCTTCAGGACCTCACCGTGCACATTCCGATCAACACCACAAGCGCCGTCGGAGGCAGCACGGCCACGGGCGTGACGTACGTCGACGCGAACGTTACGCTCGAGGCGCCGTCGTACCAGGTCTTCTCCATCTCGGTGGTGGCGCGGGCGCGCGCCAACGGAAACCTCATGGCCTCCGAGGGCACGGGCGTCCGCGAGTTTCGGCCCGGTTTTCTCCCGCTGCTGTCCATGGCGCCCGTGAGGGAGGACGTCCAAGTCCGAGGCGGCGTCCCGACGACAGTCGGGGTTCGCCTCGTGAACCACGGCAACGGCCCCATGGTCGTGACCTTTGCGGTGGGCGGCGCGCCCCAGGGCGTCCGCGTCGAGCCGCCCGCTCGCGTCGACCTTGGCTCGCTAGCCACGGGCGGCCGCTTCGAGGAGGTGGTCGAGATTTCCCTGTCGGCGCCGTGGACGGCCGCCCCGGCCGGCCAGGTGGACCTCGTCGCAAGCTTCCAGCACGCCAACCGGACCGAGCTTGTGGGCGAGCCGCAGACGGCTTCCTTCTCCCTGCGGACGACAAGCCCCGTCCCCGGCGTGGAGGCGGCCGCTGCCGTCGGGCTGCTGGCCGTGGCGGCGGCATGCCGGCGGCGCTCCTGAACGATTCGACGCACCCGCCTCGAAAATGAAGTCGAAACGTTTATTCTGGAACGCTGGCTTGGTTTCGCGTTCCGCGGTGGACGTTCGTCCGCCGGGCCCGAGAGGAACGGGTGGGATGCGTGCAGGCAAAGCTGGGTGACGAAGTCGTGGCCACGGGAAAACCCATCGCCGAGGAGCTCGCCAAGAAACAGCGCGAGATCTCCGTCTCGGAATTTTTCGAGCGGAACAAGCACATCTTGGGCTTCGACTCCTCCACGCGCGCGATCATCACCACGATCAAGGAGGCCGTCGACAACGCGCTCGACGCCTGCGAGGAGTCCGGCATCCTTCCGGACCTCTCCGTCGAGATCCACAAGGTCAAGGACGACGAGTTCCGCCTGGTCGTCGAGGACAACGGGCCCGGCATCGTCAAGCAGCAGATCCCGAACATCTTCGGCCGCCTGCTGTACGGCTCGCGCTTCCACGCGATCCGCCAGACGCGAGGCGCCCAGGGCATCGGCATCAGCGCGGCTGTCATGTACGGCACGCTCACGACCGGCAAGCCCGCGAGGATCACGAGCAAGATCGGGCCCGGCTACCCGGCCTACGTCGTCGACATCGTGCTCGACACGCGCAAGAACCGCGCGGACATCGTCAAGCAGGACATGACGCACTGGGAGAAGGACCACGGGACGCGCGTCGAGATCCACCTCGAGGGCAAGTACCAGCGCGGCCAGCAGAGCGTCCTCGAGTACATGCGCTCGACGGCCATCGTGAATCCGCACGCGCGGCTGTCGTTCCTCGAGCCCGACGGAACGCGCACCATCTTCGAGCGCGCCACGGACCAGCTGCCCGCAAAGACGGTGGAGATCAAGCCGCACCCCAACGGCATCGAGCTTGGCATGCTGCTCAAGCTCCTCAAGGACACGCAGGCGACCAAGCTCACGTCCTTCCTCACCACGGAGTTCTCGCGGATCGGCCACCGCAGCGCCCGCGAGATGTGCGACAAGGCCGGCCTCGACGAGGGACGAAAACCCTCCTCGCTTGCGCTCGAGGAGGTCAAGGCGCTCCACGCGGCCATGCGCCAGGTGAAGGTGATGGCGCCGCCGACCGACTGCCTTTCCCCGATCGGCGAGTACCTCGTGAAGAAGGGCCTCAAGAAGGAGCTTCCCGACGGCGTCTTCGTGGCCACATCCACGCGCCCGCCCTCCGTCTACGGCGGCAATCCGTTCCAGGTCGAGGCCGGGATCGCCTACGGCGGCCCGCTTGCGCCGGACGAGCAGGTGCGGATCCTGCGCTTTGCCAACCGCGTCCCGCTTCTCTACCAGCGCGGTGGCTGCGCGATCACCCACGTCGTCGAGGGCATCGACTGGCGCCGCTACGATCTCGAGCAGCGGGGCGGCAAGGGGATTCCCTACGGGCCGGCCGTCCTCCTCGTGCATGTTGCCAGCACGAACGTGCCCTACACGAGCGAGGCCAAGGAGGCCGTGGCCGACATCGCCGCCATCGAATCGGAGATCGAGCTTGCGCTTCGGGATTGCGCGCGCAAGATGAAGGCGCACATCCACAAGCGCAAGAAGTACGACCGCATGAAGGAGAAGATGGAGCTCATCCGCAAGATCCTGCCGCGCATCGCCGACAAGAGCGCGAAGGTCCTGGGCAAGCCCGTGCCCGACATCGAGCCCGTCGTGGCCAAGATCATGAACAACATGATGATCGCCGAGACGATCGAGTACGTCGGGCCCGACCGGCGGCACGTGGTCAAGGTCGAGATCAAGAACTACACGTCCCACGGAAAGAACGTGAGCCTGTACGCTTCCGTCCCGCACGGCGCCGCGGTCGGCCGGGTCGATCCCAAGCCCTCCGAGCAGACGGCCGAGCACATCCGGTGGGACCTGAAGCGGATCCCCACGGGCGAGGCCCGCATGCTTTCCTTCGAATTCGTCGGGTTGGACAA of the Candidatus Thermoplasmatota archaeon genome contains:
- a CDS encoding DNA topoisomerase VI subunit B, translating into MQAKLGDEVVATGKPIAEELAKKQREISVSEFFERNKHILGFDSSTRAIITTIKEAVDNALDACEESGILPDLSVEIHKVKDDEFRLVVEDNGPGIVKQQIPNIFGRLLYGSRFHAIRQTRGAQGIGISAAVMYGTLTTGKPARITSKIGPGYPAYVVDIVLDTRKNRADIVKQDMTHWEKDHGTRVEIHLEGKYQRGQQSVLEYMRSTAIVNPHARLSFLEPDGTRTIFERATDQLPAKTVEIKPHPNGIELGMLLKLLKDTQATKLTSFLTTEFSRIGHRSAREMCDKAGLDEGRKPSSLALEEVKALHAAMRQVKVMAPPTDCLSPIGEYLVKKGLKKELPDGVFVATSTRPPSVYGGNPFQVEAGIAYGGPLAPDEQVRILRFANRVPLLYQRGGCAITHVVEGIDWRRYDLEQRGGKGIPYGPAVLLVHVASTNVPYTSEAKEAVADIAAIESEIELALRDCARKMKAHIHKRKKYDRMKEKMELIRKILPRIADKSAKVLGKPVPDIEPVVAKIMNNMMIAETIEYVGPDRRHVVKVEIKNYTSHGKNVSLYASVPHGAAVGRVDPKPSEQTAEHIRWDLKRIPTGEARMLSFEFVGLDKDAYDETDLYVSGIDAELVIGAEPWKPNGGEA